The following coding sequences are from one Lipingzhangella halophila window:
- a CDS encoding response regulator, whose protein sequence is MIRVVLADDEAMMRAGVRAIVAAADNVEVVGEAADGLEAIELVAEHRPDVALLDIRMPRLDGLAAAADIRRDVPETAVVMLTLFDEDAYIASALNDGVSGFLLKTGDPNELLTGVRAAANGGAFLSPRVARRLIDQLSGAAAARAAAWTKIESLSTRERGVLALLAEGRTNAEIADRLGLTESTVKTHLTSIHTRLGVGNRVQAALLAHEAGMTPGSR, encoded by the coding sequence ATGATCCGGGTTGTGTTGGCCGACGACGAGGCCATGATGCGCGCGGGCGTGCGCGCCATCGTGGCCGCCGCCGATAACGTCGAGGTGGTCGGCGAGGCCGCTGACGGCCTTGAGGCGATCGAGCTGGTAGCGGAGCACCGTCCGGATGTCGCCCTGCTCGACATCCGGATGCCGCGCCTCGACGGGCTGGCCGCGGCCGCGGACATACGCCGGGACGTCCCCGAGACCGCAGTGGTCATGCTGACGCTGTTCGACGAGGACGCCTACATCGCCTCCGCGCTCAACGACGGCGTGAGCGGTTTCCTGCTCAAGACCGGCGACCCGAACGAACTCCTGACGGGCGTCCGCGCCGCGGCCAACGGCGGGGCGTTCCTGTCGCCGCGAGTGGCGCGGCGGCTCATCGACCAGCTCAGCGGAGCCGCGGCGGCGCGCGCCGCCGCCTGGACGAAGATCGAGTCCTTGAGCACCCGTGAGCGCGGCGTCCTCGCACTACTCGCCGAAGGCCGCACCAACGCCGAGATCGCCGACCGGCTGGGGCTGACGGAGAGCACGGTCAAGACCCATCTCACCTCGATCCACACCCGACTCGGCGTGGGCAACCGGGTACAGGCGGCCCTCCTCGCCCACGAGGCGGGCATGACCCCCGGCAGCCGGTAA
- a CDS encoding SDR family oxidoreductase, translating to MPTGRPREASGAVAFLGVDLASFVTGTALLVDGGTTAKP from the coding sequence GTGCCGACTGGACGGCCCCGGGAGGCGTCAGGCGCCGTCGCCTTCCTCGGGGTCGACCTGGCCAGCTTCGTTACCGGCACCGCCCTGCTGGTGGACGGCGGCACCACGGCGAAGCCCTGA
- a CDS encoding serine hydrolase domain-containing protein, with product MTRWIRGAGASLLTTLLLGCAMAGPAAGADKRERPVATGEIDGFVEDYIDTQGLAGVSVALLRDGEILYTKGYGHDSSGGAVTADTPMMLASLSKSMTAMGVMRMVEEGEVELDDPVRDYLPEFDPADRRAERITVRQLLDQTSGMSSSGLVSPDRQAKGSLKEAVAILESMELTAEPGTRFQYFNGNYWMLARMIESVSGEPFGAYLDDAVFSPLGMEDSTTFENAGRAVSETDGLQSGHTSAYGTAVARQEPADFVVGAGSVVSTAADMARWLAPYTSGGRTAEGEPFVSAATIDAMLTPSDPAGEYALGWRDGTPDGSDRPRMSHGGTQLSYSAYQGIYHDREYAVAVLNNSFTLPLETAYPIAEGVIDIVEGKAPEESVPVNAISDYVLAALTVLTAALGTRRLVRAPEWAERLSGRSTLRLTARLSPRMLPFALVCGFIALAAANGADASLLWIWFAWPALGVWALAGVVFNLATVAVRAGFLRRSRSRRAALPHQP from the coding sequence ATGACACGTTGGATACGCGGAGCGGGGGCCAGTCTGCTGACCACGCTTCTACTGGGGTGCGCGATGGCGGGGCCGGCCGCGGGGGCCGATAAGCGGGAGCGTCCTGTCGCTACCGGGGAGATCGACGGCTTCGTCGAGGACTACATCGACACCCAAGGGCTCGCTGGTGTGTCGGTGGCTCTGCTCCGCGACGGCGAGATCCTGTACACGAAAGGGTACGGACACGACTCCAGCGGCGGCGCGGTCACCGCCGACACGCCCATGATGCTCGCCTCGCTGTCCAAGTCGATGACCGCGATGGGGGTCATGCGCATGGTGGAGGAAGGCGAGGTAGAGCTGGACGACCCGGTGCGGGACTACCTGCCGGAGTTCGACCCCGCGGACCGGCGCGCAGAGCGGATCACCGTACGCCAGCTCCTCGACCAAACATCGGGCATGTCCTCCTCGGGGCTGGTCAGCCCGGACCGGCAGGCGAAGGGATCGCTGAAGGAGGCCGTCGCGATTCTGGAATCCATGGAGCTTACCGCCGAGCCCGGGACACGGTTCCAGTACTTCAACGGCAACTACTGGATGCTGGCCCGGATGATCGAATCCGTCTCCGGTGAACCGTTCGGCGCGTACCTGGATGATGCCGTCTTCTCCCCCCTTGGCATGGAGGACAGTACGACGTTCGAGAACGCCGGCCGGGCTGTCAGCGAGACCGACGGCCTGCAGAGCGGGCACACATCGGCCTACGGCACGGCCGTCGCGCGACAAGAACCCGCGGATTTTGTGGTCGGCGCGGGCAGTGTTGTCTCCACCGCCGCTGACATGGCCCGCTGGCTCGCGCCCTACACCTCCGGAGGCCGCACCGCCGAGGGAGAGCCGTTCGTCTCCGCCGCGACGATCGACGCGATGCTGACCCCCTCCGATCCTGCGGGCGAGTACGCGCTGGGCTGGCGGGACGGCACGCCCGACGGCAGTGACCGCCCCCGCATGTCCCATGGGGGAACCCAGTTGAGCTACAGCGCCTACCAGGGCATCTATCACGACCGCGAATACGCGGTAGCGGTGTTGAACAACAGCTTCACGCTGCCCCTTGAGACCGCCTACCCGATCGCCGAGGGGGTCATCGACATTGTCGAGGGGAAGGCTCCGGAGGAGTCAGTGCCCGTCAACGCGATCTCCGACTACGTGCTGGCGGCGCTCACCGTGCTGACCGCGGCGCTTGGCACCCGCCGGCTCGTCAGGGCTCCTGAGTGGGCCGAGCGTCTCAGCGGCCGGTCTACCCTGCGGCTCACGGCGCGCCTGTCTCCCCGGATGCTTCCCTTCGCGCTCGTCTGCGGGTTTATCGCGCTGGCGGCCGCGAACGGCGCGGACGCGAGTCTCCTCTGGATATGGTTCGCCTGGCCCGCTCTGGGAGTGTGGGCCCTCGCTGGGGTCGTGTTCAACCTGGCAACGGTCGCGGTGCGCGCCGGGTTCCTCCGGCGGAGCCGGTCGCGGCGGGCGGCACTGCCTCACCAGCCGTAG
- a CDS encoding malonic semialdehyde reductase, translating into MTNTTALERAQPVIDDPTADRLFRAARTTMEWADAEVPDERIQAAWDLTKFGPTAMNCLPMRMAVVRTPEAKARLIPHMAEANQAKVEAAPLSLVLAGDPSFHEHMPTTFPVVPDMKDQLDPVEDVRGEMARTNALLQAGYLIIALRSVGLAAGPMNGMDFQGVDGEFFADSGFKSFLVVNTGVAEGAGTPFPRLPRLDLHQVAQVL; encoded by the coding sequence ATGACCAACACAACCGCGCTTGAGCGCGCCCAGCCAGTCATCGACGACCCGACCGCCGACCGCCTGTTCCGCGCTGCCCGCACCACCATGGAGTGGGCCGACGCGGAGGTGCCGGACGAGCGCATCCAGGCCGCGTGGGACCTGACCAAGTTCGGTCCCACGGCCATGAACTGCCTGCCGATGCGCATGGCGGTGGTGCGCACGCCGGAGGCCAAGGCCCGCCTGATCCCGCACATGGCCGAGGCCAACCAGGCCAAGGTGGAGGCCGCTCCGCTCTCCCTGGTGCTGGCGGGCGATCCGAGCTTCCACGAGCACATGCCCACGACCTTCCCGGTGGTCCCCGACATGAAGGACCAGCTCGACCCCGTCGAGGACGTGCGTGGCGAGATGGCCCGGACGAACGCCCTGCTCCAGGCCGGTTACCTGATCATCGCCCTCCGCTCGGTGGGCCTGGCCGCCGGTCCCATGAACGGCATGGACTTCCAGGGCGTGGACGGCGAGTTCTTCGCGGACTCGGGCTTCAAGTCCTTCCTCGTGGTCAACACCGGTGTGGCCGAGGGTGCGGGTACCCCGTTCCCGCGCCTCCCGCGCCTGGACCTGCACCAGGTCGCCCAGGTCCTCTGA
- a CDS encoding LLM class flavin-dependent oxidoreductase, producing MTDYGHELQFGTFITPVNTDPHRPVRLARVAERAGLDIVTFQDHPYQAAFHDTWTLMTWIAAATEHITVAGSVLNLPLRQPAVLARSAASLDLLSGGRFTMPLGAGAFWDAIAAMGGPRRTPGEAIEALGEALQIVRGLWDTSTPRPLRVAGKHYQVSGAKRGPAPAHDIPVWLGLYKPRGLRLVGREADGWLVSTGYLQDGEPGPSNAIIDEAAEEAGRDPAEIRRVITVGGSLRPVSSGYLQGPADQWVEELTALALQGGAGTIITMSDEPDFIRTFGEEIAPAVREAVAAERSSG from the coding sequence ATGACGGACTACGGACACGAGCTGCAATTCGGGACCTTCATCACCCCGGTGAACACCGACCCGCACCGGCCGGTCCGGCTGGCCCGGGTCGCCGAGCGCGCGGGGCTGGATATCGTGACCTTCCAGGACCATCCCTACCAGGCGGCGTTCCACGACACCTGGACGCTGATGACCTGGATCGCCGCGGCCACCGAGCACATCACGGTGGCCGGCAGTGTCCTCAACCTGCCGCTGCGGCAGCCCGCGGTACTGGCCCGCTCCGCGGCGAGCCTGGACCTGCTCTCGGGTGGCCGGTTCACGATGCCCCTGGGCGCGGGAGCGTTCTGGGACGCCATCGCAGCCATGGGCGGCCCGCGGCGCACACCCGGGGAGGCGATCGAAGCCCTCGGCGAGGCGCTGCAGATTGTGCGCGGCCTCTGGGACACGTCCACCCCGAGACCCCTGCGTGTGGCCGGAAAGCACTACCAGGTCTCCGGCGCCAAGCGCGGCCCGGCGCCCGCCCACGACATCCCCGTCTGGCTCGGCCTCTACAAACCGCGCGGCCTGCGCCTCGTGGGACGCGAGGCCGACGGCTGGCTGGTGAGCACGGGGTACCTCCAGGACGGAGAGCCCGGACCCAGCAACGCGATCATCGACGAGGCGGCCGAGGAGGCGGGGCGCGACCCGGCCGAGATCCGGCGGGTGATCACGGTGGGCGGCTCCCTGCGACCGGTGAGCAGCGGGTACCTGCAGGGCCCGGCGGACCAGTGGGTCGAGGAACTCACGGCTCTCGCGCTCCAGGGCGGCGCCGGGACCATCATCACGATGAGCGACGAACCCGACTTCATCCGGACGTTCGGCGAGGAGATCGCGCCCGCCGTGCGCGAGGCTGTCGCCGCCGAACGGAGCTCGGGATGA
- a CDS encoding MDR family MFS transporter, which translates to MTEAASVSEDFDQRPAAPPRAGLLIGVLVMSAFVMILNETILSVALRDLSVELDVPTTTVQWLTSGFLLTMAVVIPTTGFLLERFTPRQIFVASLSLFTLGTLISGFAPSFVVLLAGRVVQACGTAVMVPLLMTTVMRLTPPERRGATMGTITIVIAVAPAIGPTIGGALLSSLGWRWMFFTVLPLAVAALVIGAVWLRLESRTRQVPLDLVSVLLSAVGFGGVLYGLSSFGESGGGGHALPPWLPLAVGAAAVGVFVWRQILLQRDDRALLDLRPFTHRSFVVALILAALLFMCLLGAAAILLPLFMQTVLNTSTFVSGLAVLPGGLLLGLMGRPVGALFDRVGARPLVIPGATAMAVAMWLFAVLGPESPLAAVIGIHLVLMGGLGLMMTPLMTESLSALPDHLYSHGSAILTTLQQIAGALGTALFVTVAALASASASEGPDSDGLRAAFMVGGVIGILALVTALNVRRRAPGAVGAGSGGAP; encoded by the coding sequence ATGACCGAGGCCGCAAGCGTCTCCGAAGACTTCGACCAGCGGCCGGCAGCTCCGCCTCGGGCCGGGCTGCTGATCGGGGTTCTGGTCATGTCGGCCTTCGTGATGATCCTCAACGAGACGATCCTGAGCGTCGCGCTGCGCGACCTCAGCGTCGAGCTCGATGTCCCCACCACGACCGTGCAGTGGCTGACCAGCGGTTTCCTGCTGACCATGGCCGTGGTCATCCCGACCACCGGTTTCCTGCTGGAGCGGTTCACCCCCCGCCAGATCTTCGTGGCCTCATTGAGCCTGTTCACGCTGGGCACCCTGATCAGCGGGTTCGCGCCGAGCTTCGTGGTGTTGCTGGCCGGGCGCGTCGTTCAGGCCTGCGGTACCGCGGTAATGGTGCCGCTGCTGATGACCACGGTGATGCGGCTCACCCCGCCGGAGCGGCGCGGCGCGACGATGGGCACTATCACCATCGTCATCGCCGTCGCCCCCGCGATCGGGCCGACCATCGGCGGGGCGCTGCTGTCCTCACTGGGATGGCGTTGGATGTTCTTCACTGTTCTGCCACTGGCGGTGGCCGCGCTGGTCATCGGTGCGGTGTGGCTGCGCCTCGAGAGCCGCACCCGCCAAGTGCCGCTTGACCTGGTCTCGGTACTGCTGTCCGCGGTCGGCTTCGGCGGTGTGCTGTACGGGCTGTCCTCGTTCGGCGAGTCCGGCGGCGGAGGGCACGCGCTACCGCCGTGGCTGCCGCTGGCGGTCGGGGCCGCGGCGGTAGGCGTGTTCGTCTGGCGCCAGATCCTCCTGCAGCGCGATGACCGGGCCCTGCTCGACCTGCGTCCGTTCACCCACCGCAGTTTCGTGGTCGCCCTGATCCTGGCCGCCCTGCTGTTCATGTGCCTGCTGGGAGCCGCAGCGATCCTGTTGCCGCTGTTCATGCAGACCGTGCTGAACACCAGCACGTTCGTCAGCGGGCTGGCGGTGCTGCCCGGCGGGCTGCTGCTCGGCCTGATGGGGCGTCCGGTCGGGGCCCTGTTCGACCGGGTCGGGGCGCGCCCTCTGGTGATCCCGGGGGCCACGGCGATGGCGGTGGCGATGTGGCTGTTCGCCGTGCTGGGCCCGGAGTCGCCCCTGGCCGCGGTCATCGGCATCCACCTGGTGCTCATGGGCGGGCTCGGGCTGATGATGACCCCGCTGATGACCGAGTCCCTCAGCGCGCTGCCTGACCACCTCTACTCCCACGGCAGCGCTATCCTCACCACTCTCCAGCAGATCGCCGGGGCGCTGGGGACGGCTCTGTTCGTCACCGTCGCCGCCCTCGCCAGCGCATCCGCCTCCGAGGGGCCCGATTCGGACGGGCTGCGCGCCGCGTTCATGGTCGGCGGAGTCATCGGTATTCTCGCGCTGGTCACCGCGCTGAACGTGCGCCGCCGCGCCCCCGGGGCCGTCGGCGCGGGCAGCGGTGGTGCGCCCTGA
- a CDS encoding FAD-binding oxidoreductase, translating to MSDEPATTRRGARALARRREGIDYDGIPANLAERAVEPGDRRYDAVRHNYLRSGSPGLVLYPRDRDEVAEALAFARGQDVPLGVRSGGHGISGRSTNDGGIVLDLKTFDGVDVLDNEAGLVRLGAGAMWRTVAEELVPHGLAVTSGDNGAVGVGGLATTGGMGLLGRSQGLTIDRVRAYHVVTAEGRPLRASADENPDLFWGLRGAGGNLAVVTSVELEAGRLGDVIFSQMVLDASDAAGLLERWGAAVEAAPRALTSFLYLSARQRAPLAQLLTIWAGDDQDAAVAALDSLAGSGPLLGHQAVQVPYSQVMPYSDAQRFGGGDPAARSGLVTHLDGGVSRAVADLVRSGETSVLAVRAYGGAAHDVAHDATAYAHRHQHFSLGALGVSQTRLNEAWDAGISALTDGLYLPFDKDTRPERVREAFPGGTFARVSRLKREYDPENAFSANFPIPPA from the coding sequence ATGAGCGACGAACCCGCGACGACGCGGCGCGGCGCCCGGGCCCTGGCCCGGCGCCGCGAAGGGATCGACTACGACGGTATCCCGGCGAACCTGGCCGAGCGCGCCGTCGAGCCGGGGGACCGGAGGTACGACGCGGTGCGGCACAACTACCTGCGCTCCGGATCGCCGGGGCTGGTGCTGTACCCGCGCGACCGCGACGAGGTCGCCGAGGCGCTCGCCTTCGCGCGCGGCCAGGATGTTCCGCTCGGCGTCCGGTCCGGTGGCCACGGCATCTCGGGGCGGTCCACGAACGACGGTGGCATCGTGCTGGACCTCAAGACATTCGACGGCGTCGACGTGCTCGACAACGAGGCAGGGCTCGTCCGGCTGGGCGCCGGTGCCATGTGGCGCACGGTGGCCGAGGAACTGGTGCCGCACGGCCTGGCGGTCACCTCGGGCGACAACGGAGCCGTGGGCGTCGGCGGCCTGGCCACCACGGGCGGCATGGGGCTGCTCGGGCGGTCGCAGGGCCTGACGATCGACCGGGTCCGCGCTTATCACGTCGTGACAGCCGAGGGCAGGCCGTTGCGAGCGTCGGCCGACGAGAACCCCGACCTGTTCTGGGGCCTGCGCGGCGCGGGTGGGAACCTCGCCGTGGTGACCTCGGTGGAGCTCGAGGCCGGCCGGCTGGGAGACGTGATCTTCTCCCAGATGGTGCTCGACGCGTCGGACGCGGCGGGACTGCTGGAGCGGTGGGGCGCGGCCGTGGAAGCGGCGCCACGTGCGCTCACGTCGTTCCTGTACCTGTCCGCACGCCAACGGGCGCCGCTGGCACAGCTCCTGACGATATGGGCGGGCGACGACCAGGACGCCGCCGTGGCAGCGCTGGATTCCCTGGCCGGATCAGGGCCGCTGCTCGGGCACCAGGCTGTTCAGGTTCCGTATTCGCAGGTCATGCCATACAGCGACGCCCAGCGTTTCGGTGGTGGCGACCCCGCGGCGCGCTCGGGTCTGGTCACGCACCTGGACGGCGGCGTCTCGCGGGCCGTCGCGGACCTGGTTCGGTCGGGCGAGACGTCCGTACTGGCGGTGCGCGCGTACGGCGGGGCGGCGCACGACGTCGCGCACGACGCCACCGCGTACGCCCACCGGCACCAGCACTTCTCGCTCGGTGCGCTGGGCGTGTCTCAGACGCGGCTGAACGAAGCGTGGGACGCCGGGATCTCCGCGCTGACGGATGGGCTGTACCTGCCGTTCGACAAGGACACCCGGCCCGAGCGTGTGCGGGAGGCCTTCCCCGGTGGGACGTTCGCACGGGTGAGCCGGCTCAAGCGGGAGTACGACCCGGAGAACGCCTTCTCGGCGAACTTTCCGATCCCGCCGGCCTGA
- a CDS encoding NAD(P)H-dependent oxidoreductase, which yields MSTATAPPTGASGTPFRIVVVNGSPSEKSKTMGLVDVVVTTLGEMLGSGTWHVETRRVDVYRLGPEFTGALEREGVATGVEDALRAAEHADLLIAATPVFRGSYTGMFKHFFDLVDQYALANKPVFLAATGGGEHHALVLEHAMRPLFGFFQAMTAPVAVFASAGDFDGTTLLNPRVYGRVEMALADVTDLLEARANGTRTAPGPQPEHAEKLRGGTAVGRGGMAAGDSRR from the coding sequence ATGAGCACCGCCACCGCTCCCCCGACGGGCGCTTCCGGAACCCCCTTCCGGATCGTTGTCGTCAACGGCAGCCCAAGCGAGAAGTCCAAGACCATGGGGCTCGTCGATGTTGTCGTGACGACCCTGGGCGAGATGCTCGGCTCCGGGACGTGGCACGTCGAGACCCGGCGCGTCGACGTCTACCGCCTGGGACCGGAGTTCACCGGCGCCCTCGAACGCGAGGGCGTCGCCACCGGCGTCGAAGACGCGCTCCGCGCGGCCGAGCACGCTGATCTGCTGATCGCGGCCACACCGGTGTTCCGCGGCTCCTACACCGGAATGTTCAAGCACTTCTTCGACCTCGTCGACCAGTACGCCCTGGCCAACAAGCCCGTGTTCCTGGCCGCCACCGGTGGCGGCGAGCACCATGCGCTCGTCCTGGAGCACGCCATGCGCCCGCTCTTCGGATTCTTCCAGGCGATGACCGCGCCCGTCGCGGTCTTCGCGTCAGCAGGAGACTTCGACGGCACGACCTTACTCAACCCGCGGGTCTACGGACGCGTCGAGATGGCGCTCGCGGACGTCACCGATCTCCTCGAGGCACGCGCGAACGGCACGCGCACGGCGCCAGGCCCCCAGCCGGAGCATGCGGAGAAGCTCCGCGGCGGGACCGCCGTCGGGCGCGGAGGAATGGCCGCCGGGGACAGCCGCCGGTAG
- a CDS encoding sensor histidine kinase, with translation MEADPAPRVRAAARGAFRVDLFAVVVLAPLAVLNRVADSPWWLLSGAALTSVLIVALGWRYPRTAVLAAFALAMWSPGAGLVAALIGFRAGQWGVRAFPRMAAAGTVVAAAGLVLSWMEPSVALDAVVFAPLFVVLPWAAGHYWRQLQELRSRERRGLIERERLRERERIAHDMHDSLGHEIGLMALRAGALEVSPRLEDRDVREAAGELRAGAAAATERLREVIGVLRPGSDTEGSSASRMSVSQLVERAKDSGMPVTLRLTGETTAAPDMVERTVRRIVQEALTNAAKHAAGMPVEVHVERAESETAVTVTNRVPFNDQRPGSASDGLGLAGLRERVRLAGGTFSAAPLDGGFEVSARLPHAAAARQPEDTAAEARGAPLPPHLAEDARRQLRRDFARTMVTLAACAATAGTLSAYYGW, from the coding sequence ATGGAAGCAGACCCAGCACCGCGCGTCCGTGCCGCCGCTCGCGGCGCTTTCCGCGTCGACCTCTTCGCCGTTGTTGTCCTGGCGCCGCTCGCTGTGCTCAACCGTGTTGCCGACTCTCCGTGGTGGCTGCTTTCCGGGGCCGCGCTGACCTCGGTCCTCATCGTGGCGCTCGGCTGGCGGTACCCGCGGACCGCGGTGCTCGCGGCCTTCGCGCTCGCGATGTGGAGCCCCGGGGCCGGACTGGTCGCCGCCCTCATCGGTTTCCGTGCGGGGCAGTGGGGCGTCCGGGCCTTTCCCCGGATGGCCGCGGCCGGGACGGTGGTGGCGGCCGCGGGGCTTGTCCTGTCGTGGATGGAGCCGTCCGTCGCACTCGACGCGGTCGTCTTCGCTCCGCTGTTCGTGGTACTCCCGTGGGCCGCCGGCCACTACTGGCGGCAGCTACAGGAGCTGAGGAGCCGGGAGAGGCGCGGGCTGATCGAGCGGGAGCGGCTGCGCGAGCGTGAGCGTATCGCCCATGACATGCATGACTCGCTCGGCCACGAAATCGGGCTCATGGCGCTACGCGCGGGTGCCCTGGAGGTGTCGCCGCGTCTGGAGGACCGGGATGTGCGCGAGGCGGCCGGGGAACTGCGCGCCGGTGCCGCCGCGGCTACCGAACGGCTGCGCGAGGTCATCGGCGTCCTGCGGCCGGGCTCGGACACGGAGGGCTCCTCCGCCTCCCGCATGAGCGTTTCCCAGCTCGTCGAGCGCGCGAAAGACTCCGGCATGCCGGTGACACTGCGGCTGACCGGCGAGACCACGGCCGCGCCGGACATGGTCGAGCGCACCGTTCGCCGCATCGTCCAGGAGGCTCTGACCAACGCCGCCAAACACGCTGCGGGAATGCCGGTCGAGGTGCACGTCGAGCGCGCGGAGTCCGAGACGGCCGTGACCGTCACCAACAGGGTGCCGTTCAACGATCAGCGTCCCGGGAGCGCCAGTGACGGCCTGGGGCTCGCAGGACTGCGGGAGCGGGTCCGACTGGCCGGGGGGACGTTCTCGGCCGCGCCTCTGGACGGCGGATTCGAGGTCAGCGCCCGGCTGCCGCATGCCGCGGCGGCTCGGCAGCCGGAGGACACCGCCGCGGAGGCCCGCGGCGCTCCGCTGCCGCCGCATCTCGCCGAGGACGCACGGCGGCAACTGCGCCGCGACTTCGCCCGTACCATGGTGACCCTGGCGGCGTGCGCCGCAACCGCGGGCACTCTGAGCGCGTACTACGGCTGGTGA
- a CDS encoding LLM class flavin-dependent oxidoreductase translates to MTFEIGVLTFGEITEDPATGKPPTPRQRMRETIEMAEVADQAGLDVFGVGEHHRTDFVGSAPSIVLAAAAQATKDIRLTSGVTVLSSEDPVRVWEQFATIDLISGGRAEIIAGRGSYTESFPLFGYDLADYADLFQEKLDLLLKIREQNPLTWSGRFRPPLVGADIAPRADGGTLPIWVGVGGTPASAVRAGQLGLPMTLALLVGPITYHEQTVDLYRSAADEAGHRADALPIGLTAHGYVGRTSQHARDTMYPYFARGMMDNNHQRGRGFRMPRTAFDAQTSPAAGLLVGSPQEMIDKLLAYHELYGLNRALVHMGFGGMPQKELLQGIERLGTEVAPVVRRETTAAPEVTA, encoded by the coding sequence ATGACATTCGAGATCGGGGTCCTGACGTTCGGGGAGATCACCGAGGACCCGGCCACCGGGAAACCGCCCACCCCGCGGCAGCGGATGCGGGAGACGATCGAGATGGCGGAAGTCGCCGATCAGGCGGGCCTCGACGTGTTCGGCGTCGGCGAGCACCACCGCACCGACTTCGTCGGCTCGGCGCCGTCCATCGTGCTCGCCGCGGCCGCGCAGGCGACGAAGGACATCCGGTTGACCAGCGGGGTCACCGTTCTCAGCTCCGAGGACCCGGTACGTGTCTGGGAACAGTTCGCCACGATCGACCTCATCTCGGGCGGCCGCGCCGAGATCATCGCGGGGCGCGGCTCCTACACCGAGTCTTTCCCGCTGTTCGGCTACGACCTGGCGGACTACGCCGACCTGTTCCAGGAGAAGCTCGACCTGCTGCTCAAGATCCGCGAGCAGAACCCGCTCACCTGGTCCGGGCGATTCCGGCCTCCTCTGGTCGGCGCCGACATCGCACCACGGGCCGACGGCGGCACTCTGCCGATCTGGGTCGGCGTCGGCGGCACGCCGGCCTCGGCGGTCCGCGCCGGCCAGCTCGGCCTGCCCATGACGTTGGCCCTGCTGGTGGGCCCGATCACGTACCACGAGCAGACCGTCGACCTCTACCGGTCCGCCGCGGACGAGGCCGGGCACCGGGCGGATGCGCTGCCGATCGGCCTCACCGCGCACGGGTACGTCGGCCGGACCAGCCAGCACGCGCGGGACACCATGTACCCCTATTTCGCCCGAGGCATGATGGACAACAACCACCAGCGGGGCCGCGGCTTCCGGATGCCCCGGACCGCCTTCGACGCCCAGACGTCACCGGCGGCCGGGCTCCTCGTCGGCAGCCCGCAGGAGATGATCGATAAGCTCCTCGCCTACCACGAGCTGTACGGGCTGAACCGCGCCCTGGTCCACATGGGTTTCGGCGGCATGCCGCAGAAGGAGCTGCTCCAGGGGATCGAGCGGCTCGGCACCGAGGTCGCGCCCGTCGTCCGCCGCGAGACCACCGCCGCACCGGAGGTGACAGCATGA